Proteins found in one Choloepus didactylus isolate mChoDid1 chromosome 3, mChoDid1.pri, whole genome shotgun sequence genomic segment:
- the ZFP42 gene encoding zinc finger protein 42 homolog has translation MNQQVKRRAKRGCRQGLRRKARREVRPSQARQVEVEPPNTMGTTSKEDGYYETGHLVMEEDSLPDCYLEYIIRGEFSQPLIEDNTFFFKSFEYQEEAAEQEFSEQGFEDHSLLQSSLEDMKKEAKQEPRPPQPIAREKAPPEDSECVTGKKLPPGGVPGVDLSDPKQLAEFAIKKPRQNKEKDDPVLCPHSGCTRKFRDKNALKKHFIVHGPRDHVCAECGRGFLESSKLKRHFLVHTGEKPFQCTFEGCGKRFSLDFNLRTHVQIHTGEKRFVCPFQECGKRFIQSNNMKSHVLTHSRQKTSNEKEDGV, from the coding sequence ATGAATCAGCAAgtgaagagaagggcaaagagaGGTTGCCGTCAAGGTCTGCGTAGAAAGGCCCGCCGGGAGGTCAGGCCCAGCCAAGCTCGGCAAGTGGAAGTGGAGCCTCCCAACACAATGGGGACCACCAGCAAGGAGGATGGATACTATGAGACTGGGCATCTGGTTATGGAAGAGGATTCCTTACCTGACTGTTACTTAGAATACATAATAAGAGGTGAATTCTCTCAACCCTTGATTGAAGACAACACATTCTTTTTTAAGTCCTTTGAATACCAGGAGGAAGCAGCAGAGCAAGAGTTTTCTGAACAGGGTTTTGAAGATCACTCACTTCTTCAAAGTTCCttagaagacatgaaaaaagaggcaaaacaaGAGCCTCGGCCTCCTCAACCGATTGCCAGAGAGAAGGCACCTCCTGAGGATTCTGAATGCGTGACGGGCAAGAAGCTTCCTCCTGGAGGAGTACCTGGTGTTGACTTATCAGATCCTAAACAGCTAGCAGAATTTGCCATAAAGAAGCcaagacaaaataaagaaaaggatgaTCCAGTCCTGTGTCCTCACAGTGGATGCACAAGAAAGTTCAGGGATAAAAATGCCCTGAAAAAGCATTTCATCGTTCATGGTCCCAGAGACCATGTGTGTGCTGAATGTGGGAGAGGTTTCCTGGAGagctcaaaattaaaaagacattttctggttcacactggagagaagccctttCAGTGCACTTTTGAAGGGTGTGGAAAACGCTTTTCCCTGGATTTCAATCTGCGTACACATGTACAGatccacactggggagaaacgGTTTGTGTGTCCATTTCAAGAATGTGGCAAGAGGTTTATTCAATCAAATAACATGAAATCTCATGTGTTAACTCATTCAAGACAAAAAACAAGTAATGAAAAAGAAGATGGAGTGTAA